The Pedobacter cryoconitis genome includes a window with the following:
- the pnuC gene encoding nicotinamide riboside transporter PnuC yields MVAILDVVRESIEHFFRITSWLEWCGVITGTLCVWLAAKNNILNWPLAIISVLIYIFIFFESKLYSDMGLQVYFLVTNAYGWYFWSKNRNNPESSRPVSVITTKEMALSALAVILLTILPGTLLHYFTKASYPFLDSFCTACSLVAQIFLARKVLQNWLIWIFVDIIYVGVYISKDLYATAIMYALYVYIAWVGYQGWKKSRLETEITLESHD; encoded by the coding sequence ATGGTAGCTATACTCGATGTAGTCAGAGAAAGTATTGAACATTTTTTCAGAATAACCAGCTGGCTGGAATGGTGCGGTGTCATTACCGGAACACTTTGTGTATGGCTGGCAGCGAAAAATAATATTCTGAACTGGCCGCTTGCTATTATCAGTGTACTGATCTATATTTTCATTTTTTTTGAAAGTAAATTATACTCAGACATGGGCCTGCAAGTCTATTTCCTGGTCACTAATGCCTACGGCTGGTATTTCTGGAGCAAAAACAGGAATAACCCTGAATCTTCCAGACCAGTCAGCGTGATTACCACTAAAGAAATGGCCTTATCTGCACTTGCAGTCATCCTTTTAACTATCCTTCCCGGAACTTTGCTCCACTATTTTACTAAAGCATCCTATCCATTTTTAGACAGCTTTTGTACGGCATGCAGCCTGGTCGCTCAAATATTCCTTGCCAGAAAAGTATTACAAAACTGGCTGATCTGGATTTTTGTTGATATCATTTACGTGGGCGTTTATATTTCAAAAGATCTTTATGCTACTGCAATTATGTATGCTTTATATGTTTATATCGCCTGGGTAGGTTACCAGGGATGGAAAAAATCAAGATTGGAAACAGAAATTACATTGGAAAGTCATGACTAA
- a CDS encoding AAA family ATPase, with the protein MTKKIAIVGPESTGKSTLTKLLAKHYHTLWVPEFARYYCAALTAPCTMQDEINMFHGQQALEESILAIAEQEMIFCDTTFLTVKIWSDEMLGETPQLVLDALPLRTYDHYLLLNIDLPWQEDPQRDFPHMREHFMAIWHKELKNLGADYVVISGIEDRLQNAITAIDKFLERK; encoded by the coding sequence ATGACTAAAAAAATAGCTATCGTTGGCCCTGAAAGCACAGGAAAGTCCACATTGACAAAATTACTGGCTAAACATTACCATACGCTATGGGTGCCTGAGTTTGCCAGATATTACTGCGCAGCTTTAACAGCCCCTTGTACCATGCAGGATGAAATTAACATGTTTCATGGACAGCAGGCCCTTGAAGAATCAATCCTGGCTATTGCAGAGCAAGAAATGATTTTCTGCGATACCACATTTTTAACGGTAAAAATATGGAGCGATGAGATGCTGGGTGAGACTCCGCAGCTCGTACTGGATGCTTTGCCATTGAGAACCTATGACCATTACTTACTGCTGAATATTGACTTGCCATGGCAGGAAGATCCGCAACGTGATTTCCCGCATATGCGCGAGCATTTTATGGCGATCTGGCATAAAGAATTGAAAAATCTGGGTGCTGATTACGTAGTGATCAGCGGGATTGAAGACAGATTACAAAATGCGATTACCGCAATAGATAAATTTTTGGAAAGAAAATAA
- a CDS encoding TonB-dependent receptor, whose amino-acid sequence MKTLLIAVIAVFLLPVFASAQFTISGSVSEKTKQTSLPGATISLKNTSIGSSSNANGAYQLKNVKAGKYVLTVSFVGYETQHKTIEVNGDQQIDFKLEPSAYLADEVIVMATRATEKSGTTYKNVSKSDIEANNFGQDLPFIINNTPGVVVTSDAGTGVGYTGIRIRGSDATRVNVTVNGIPLNDSESQGSFWVNMPDFASSVESIQIQRGVGTSTNGAGAFGGSLNIQTSAPGLEPYAEVNSTYGSFNTLKNTVKIGTGLIDNKFSFDGRLSRIQSDGFVDRGASLLKSYFLSGAYHGKTDLLRINVFSGSEKTYQSWNGVPESKLRGDVQGINDYIERNGITGADAANLLTADNRKYNSFLYKDQNDNYWQDHYQVLYAKQFNDKFSFNGALHYTYGRGYYEEFKAGQKFADYGLENPIINGAPVLTTDLVRRRWLNNNFYGATYSFNYKASSQLNFTVGGAYNQYRGQHYGQINWSQISSNLNNSDHYYDGDGNKNDFNIYAKVSYSPVEKLNLFADLQYRRLNYDITGKDNDLLPLNIHDKLNFFNPKLGASYFVNPKSNIYASLSIANKEGNRDDYVNANAGTLPHPERLYNVEAGYRIKDAQYSAGVNVYGMFYKDQLVVTGKLSDVGASIRQNVPNSSRIGVEFDGSYTLSRHFLINANAALSRNKIKDFSEFIFNYDTNKEDTYNYTNTNISFSPDAVLFGELVYKPFTSFAVALQSKYVSKQYMDNTQNEGRKLNGYWVNNVRLGYDFSFKGVKNMNIGLLINNILDKKYESNGYTYGSYSGGNRVTENFYFPQAGTNLLLSLNVKF is encoded by the coding sequence TTGAAAACATTATTGATCGCAGTTATAGCTGTGTTCCTTCTACCTGTATTTGCCAGTGCGCAATTCACAATTTCGGGATCAGTTTCCGAAAAAACAAAGCAGACCAGTTTACCGGGAGCAACTATCAGTTTAAAAAACACAAGTATTGGCTCCAGCAGCAATGCGAATGGCGCATATCAGCTTAAAAACGTTAAAGCCGGTAAATATGTACTGACCGTAAGTTTTGTCGGTTATGAAACACAGCACAAAACTATTGAAGTCAATGGAGATCAGCAGATCGATTTCAAGCTTGAACCTTCAGCTTACCTGGCAGATGAAGTTATTGTCATGGCTACCAGAGCTACAGAAAAATCAGGTACAACTTATAAAAACGTGAGTAAATCTGATATTGAGGCTAATAACTTCGGACAGGATTTGCCTTTCATTATCAACAATACGCCAGGTGTGGTAGTCACTTCAGATGCAGGAACCGGAGTAGGTTATACCGGTATCCGGATCAGAGGAAGTGATGCGACAAGGGTTAATGTGACTGTTAACGGAATTCCTTTAAACGACTCTGAAAGTCAGGGCTCATTCTGGGTAAATATGCCTGATTTTGCTTCCTCGGTAGAGAGTATCCAGATTCAGCGTGGTGTAGGAACCTCTACAAATGGTGCCGGTGCATTTGGCGGAAGCTTGAACATACAGACTTCTGCACCAGGTTTAGAGCCTTATGCAGAAGTTAACAGTACGTATGGCTCTTTCAACACGCTAAAAAACACGGTAAAAATCGGAACAGGTCTGATTGATAATAAATTCAGTTTTGACGGCCGCTTATCAAGAATACAGTCTGATGGTTTTGTAGACCGTGGTGCATCCTTATTAAAATCTTATTTCTTGTCTGGTGCTTACCATGGAAAAACTGATCTGTTACGGATTAATGTCTTTTCTGGTTCAGAGAAAACTTACCAGTCCTGGAACGGTGTTCCGGAGTCGAAGTTAAGAGGGGATGTACAAGGGATCAATGATTATATCGAAAGAAATGGAATAACCGGCGCTGATGCTGCGAACCTATTAACCGCGGATAACAGAAAGTATAATTCATTCCTATACAAAGATCAAAATGATAACTACTGGCAGGATCATTACCAGGTCTTGTATGCGAAACAGTTTAATGATAAATTCTCTTTCAATGGCGCCCTGCATTATACCTATGGAAGAGGTTATTACGAAGAATTTAAAGCCGGACAAAAATTTGCCGATTATGGTTTAGAAAATCCAATTATCAATGGTGCACCCGTATTGACAACGGATCTTGTGCGCAGACGCTGGTTAAATAATAATTTTTACGGCGCAACTTATAGTTTCAATTACAAAGCATCTTCTCAGCTGAATTTCACAGTGGGTGGTGCCTATAACCAGTACCGTGGTCAGCATTATGGCCAGATCAACTGGTCACAAATTTCTTCAAACCTGAATAACTCTGACCATTATTACGATGGAGACGGAAATAAAAATGATTTCAATATTTATGCAAAGGTTTCTTATAGCCCTGTTGAAAAACTGAACTTATTTGCAGACCTGCAATACAGAAGACTGAATTATGATATTACAGGTAAGGACAATGACTTACTTCCCTTAAACATCCATGATAAGCTGAATTTCTTCAATCCAAAGCTTGGTGCCTCTTATTTTGTAAACCCAAAAAGCAATATTTATGCTTCTTTGAGTATTGCCAACAAAGAGGGTAACCGGGATGACTATGTGAATGCAAATGCAGGTACTCTTCCACATCCGGAAAGGTTATATAACGTAGAAGCCGGATACCGGATCAAAGATGCACAATACAGCGCAGGTGTGAACGTATATGGCATGTTCTATAAAGATCAGCTGGTGGTAACTGGAAAACTAAGTGATGTCGGGGCTTCTATCCGTCAGAACGTCCCTAACAGCTCCAGAATTGGAGTTGAGTTTGATGGATCTTACACCTTAAGCCGTCACTTTCTGATTAATGCCAATGCTGCATTGAGCAGAAATAAAATTAAAGATTTCTCTGAGTTCATTTTTAATTATGATACGAACAAAGAGGATACCTACAATTACACCAATACTAACATTTCTTTTTCACCGGATGCGGTACTATTCGGAGAGCTGGTTTATAAACCATTCACCAGTTTCGCTGTAGCTTTACAAAGTAAATATGTGAGCAAACAATATATGGACAATACACAGAATGAAGGCAGAAAACTGAATGGTTACTGGGTAAATAATGTCCGTTTAGGTTATGATTTCAGTTTTAAAGGAGTGAAAAACATGAACATCGGTTTACTGATCAATAACATCCTCGACAAAAAATACGAGAGTAATGGCTATACTTATGGATCTTATAGTGGCGGTAACCGGGTAACAGAGAATTTCTATTTCCCGCAAGCGGGAACTAACCTCTTATTATCCTTAAATGTTAAGTTTTAA
- a CDS encoding thiamine phosphate synthase has protein sequence MKKFIEKLQFITHDIDALTHIEQAQLACEAGAKWVQYRCLTKDDEALLKDINAIAEICDDWGATLIVTNHIHLNRKADIQGFHIEDMDADFNALREQLGEDITIGGSSNTLEGLLRLAEEGADYAGCGPFSHTDTKPNNSPWLGLEGYAKIAAVLKEKEIDLPVLAVGGVKLTDVEALLETGIFGIAVSSAINQAENMKHAYEDFYALVK, from the coding sequence ATGAAAAAATTCATCGAAAAGCTTCAGTTTATCACACATGATATTGATGCCTTAACGCATATTGAACAGGCACAACTAGCTTGTGAAGCAGGTGCAAAATGGGTTCAATACCGTTGTTTGACGAAGGATGATGAAGCTCTTTTAAAGGATATTAACGCCATCGCAGAAATTTGTGATGACTGGGGCGCAACACTGATTGTAACCAATCACATCCATTTAAACAGAAAAGCAGATATCCAAGGCTTTCATATCGAAGACATGGATGCAGATTTCAACGCATTACGTGAGCAATTAGGAGAAGATATTACGATTGGTGGTTCTTCCAATACTTTAGAAGGGTTACTGAGGCTAGCCGAAGAAGGTGCCGACTATGCAGGCTGTGGCCCATTCAGCCATACCGATACCAAGCCAAACAATTCTCCATGGTTAGGCCTGGAAGGTTATGCAAAAATCGCCGCTGTCTTAAAAGAAAAAGAGATTGACCTTCCGGTATTAGCTGTTGGTGGTGTGAAGTTAACTGATGTGGAAGCTTTATTGGAAACGGGCATCTTTGGAATTGCAGTTTCTTCTGCAATCAACCAGGCCGAAAACATGAAGCATGCCTACGAGGATTTCTATGCTCTTGTAAAATAA
- a CDS encoding MFS transporter, translating into MDSPTIVDKQDPYAALRYREFRSFLGMRFFFTFAYQMQAVIIGFHIYHLTKDPLSLGLVGLCEALPAIGIALYGGYVADKSEKRGLLLKIFLGVFTCSLIMLVATSPQMHPYVPESYIIPIMYCMVFGIGIARGFFSPATSSLMAMTIPRELYPNSSTWNSSSYMTASILGPAVGGLVYGFYGITVTYTVIIAFILIALVCVFFLKSHPPKYIPKESIMKSLTEGVQFVFKSKMMLGAMSLDLFSVFFGGAVALLPVFANDILNVGSEGLGFMRAAASAGAVLTMLVMTRISPMNKPWRNLLVAVVGFGTSIICYGLSKNFYLTLVFLFMEGAFDSVSVLIRSTIMQLLTPDRMRGRVSAVNSMFIGSSNEIGAFESGLTAKLMRTVPAVVFGGCMTIIIAGITYTKTKSLLGLTLQDIHEETV; encoded by the coding sequence TTGGACAGTCCCACAATTGTAGATAAACAAGATCCTTACGCCGCCCTGCGCTACAGGGAATTCAGATCTTTCCTTGGTATGCGTTTCTTTTTTACGTTTGCCTATCAGATGCAAGCTGTAATTATCGGCTTTCACATTTATCACTTAACCAAAGATCCGCTTTCTTTAGGGCTGGTTGGTCTTTGTGAAGCACTCCCTGCTATTGGGATTGCACTCTATGGAGGTTATGTTGCCGATAAGTCTGAAAAGAGAGGGCTTTTACTGAAAATATTCCTTGGTGTTTTTACCTGCTCACTGATCATGCTGGTTGCAACTTCTCCTCAAATGCATCCTTATGTTCCGGAAAGTTATATCATCCCGATTATGTATTGTATGGTATTCGGGATAGGAATAGCCAGAGGGTTCTTTAGTCCGGCTACTTCTTCTTTGATGGCTATGACCATTCCCAGAGAACTTTATCCCAATTCCAGTACCTGGAACAGTTCTTCTTACATGACAGCCTCTATTTTAGGGCCTGCCGTTGGAGGACTGGTTTACGGCTTTTACGGCATCACGGTCACTTACACAGTAATTATCGCTTTTATACTGATCGCTCTAGTCTGTGTATTTTTTCTGAAATCACATCCGCCAAAATATATTCCTAAGGAAAGTATTATGAAAAGCCTCACAGAAGGTGTACAGTTCGTATTCAAGAGTAAAATGATGCTGGGTGCAATGAGTCTTGATTTGTTCTCCGTATTTTTTGGCGGCGCAGTTGCTTTATTGCCTGTTTTTGCGAATGATATTTTAAATGTGGGTTCTGAAGGGCTCGGTTTTATGCGTGCGGCAGCCTCGGCAGGCGCAGTGCTGACCATGCTGGTTATGACCAGGATCTCACCGATGAACAAACCGTGGAGAAACCTGCTGGTAGCTGTAGTTGGCTTCGGCACAAGCATTATCTGTTACGGCCTTTCTAAGAACTTCTATCTGACTTTGGTGTTCCTGTTCATGGAAGGCGCATTTGATAGCGTCAGCGTCCTGATCCGGTCTACAATCATGCAGTTACTGACACCCGACCGTATGCGTGGCAGGGTATCAGCTGTAAACAGTATGTTTATCGGTTCTTCTAACGAAATCGGTGCTTTTGAATCCGGACTTACTGCAAAATTAATGAGAACTGTTCCAGCAGTAGTGTTTGGTGGCTGTATGACTATAATCATTGCAGGGATCACCTATACCAAAACTAAAAGCCTGCTTGGCCTCACCTTACAGGATATTCACGAAGAAACAGTTTAA
- a CDS encoding ABC transporter ATP-binding protein: protein MNLLVQYLKNYKWIVCLALVLAAINIGFSLLDPYITGRIVDRFIEKKDVLSRDQFVWGVLGLIGLGVGAAMVSRIAKNFQDYFTSIIVQKVGAQMYADGLKHSLELPYQVFEDQRSGETLGILQKVRLDSEKFITSFISILFVSLIGMVFVIVYSVTVSYKVTVIYFLAIPVISFVSWFLSRKIKVIQRNIVAETTALAGSTTESLRNIELVKSLGLANQEIDRLNKTTYKILGLELRKVKYVRSMSFVQGTTVNLVRSIMVVVLLILIFENTISAGQYFSFLFYSFFLFGPLQELGNVILSWREAEVSLGNFKKILSTPIDQKPLNPKVLNKIESLEFSGLSFRHLTGKTNALNGINFKANDGETIAFVGPSGSGKTTLVKLLVGLYQPEVGQVLYNGISSKEIDLDQLREKIGFVTQDTQLFSGTIRENLQFVRPGATDEECLRVMEQAACQTLLARADKGLDTVIGEGGVKVSGGEKQRLSIARALLRRPDILVFDEATSSLDSLTEEEITATIREVSEFTNHITILIAHRLSTIRHADRIYVLEKGHIIEQGKHADLLEEKGLYYAMWRQQVGER from the coding sequence ATGAACTTATTAGTACAATATCTTAAAAATTATAAATGGATAGTTTGTCTTGCGCTGGTTCTTGCAGCCATTAACATAGGCTTTTCATTACTTGATCCTTATATCACCGGACGTATTGTGGACAGGTTCATTGAGAAAAAGGACGTGCTGAGCAGAGATCAGTTTGTCTGGGGCGTTTTAGGGCTGATTGGTCTGGGCGTCGGCGCAGCAATGGTATCCCGTATTGCAAAGAATTTCCAGGATTATTTTACCAGTATTATTGTTCAGAAAGTTGGGGCACAGATGTATGCTGATGGCCTTAAACATTCGCTGGAATTACCTTATCAGGTTTTTGAAGATCAGCGAAGCGGAGAAACGCTTGGAATCCTTCAGAAAGTAAGGCTGGACAGTGAGAAATTTATTACTTCTTTCATCAGTATTTTATTTGTCAGTTTGATCGGGATGGTTTTTGTTATCGTCTATTCCGTTACTGTAAGTTATAAAGTAACTGTAATTTATTTTCTGGCTATCCCTGTGATTAGCTTTGTGAGCTGGTTTTTAAGCCGTAAAATTAAGGTGATCCAACGTAATATTGTTGCTGAAACTACTGCATTGGCAGGTTCAACTACAGAATCCTTAAGAAATATTGAGCTGGTAAAAAGTTTAGGTCTTGCCAACCAGGAAATAGACCGCCTGAATAAGACTACCTATAAAATATTAGGATTAGAACTCAGAAAAGTCAAATATGTAAGAAGCATGAGCTTTGTACAGGGGACTACAGTGAACCTGGTGCGAAGTATTATGGTTGTAGTTTTGTTGATTCTTATTTTTGAAAATACAATCTCAGCAGGACAATATTTCTCCTTCCTGTTTTATTCATTTTTCCTTTTTGGCCCATTACAGGAGTTAGGCAATGTAATTCTTTCCTGGAGAGAGGCAGAAGTTTCCCTGGGTAATTTCAAAAAGATCCTCAGTACCCCAATTGATCAGAAACCTTTAAATCCTAAAGTGCTGAACAAAATTGAATCACTGGAGTTTTCAGGATTAAGTTTCAGACACCTCACTGGAAAAACAAATGCGCTGAACGGGATTAATTTTAAAGCCAATGATGGAGAGACTATTGCTTTTGTGGGGCCGTCAGGGTCAGGGAAAACTACTTTAGTGAAGCTTTTGGTTGGTCTTTATCAGCCAGAGGTAGGACAGGTATTATACAATGGTATTTCTAGCAAAGAGATTGATCTGGATCAGCTCAGAGAGAAAATAGGTTTTGTAACTCAGGATACACAATTGTTCTCGGGTACAATCAGAGAGAACCTTCAGTTTGTGCGTCCGGGGGCTACGGACGAAGAATGTTTGCGTGTGATGGAGCAAGCAGCCTGTCAGACACTTTTAGCACGGGCTGATAAAGGACTGGATACCGTAATCGGAGAAGGTGGAGTGAAAGTATCCGGAGGTGAAAAACAAAGGCTGTCTATCGCCAGAGCTTTATTGCGCAGACCGGATATCCTGGTATTTGATGAGGCTACTTCCTCTTTGGATTCCCTGACTGAAGAAGAGATTACCGCTACCATCAGAGAAGTTTCAGAGTTTACCAATCATATTACGATACTGATTGCACACCGGTTATCAACAATCCGTCATGCAGACCGGATTTATGTACTTGAAAAGGGGCATATCATCGAGCAGGGCAAACACGCAGACCTGTTAGAAGAGAAAGGATTGTATTATGCCATGTGGAGACAGCAGGTAGGAGAAAGATAA
- the frr gene encoding ribosome recycling factor, with protein MNDLIKKQLQDAQATMDKAIAHCETELTKIRAGKASVGMLDGIMVDYYGSATGLAQVASLTTPDARTILVQPWEKNMLVPIERAIMEANIGINPQNDGIVIRLVVPPLTEERRKDLVKKVKEEAERGRITVRNIRKDANEKIKKLKGEGVSDDEIKTGEGEVQKMTDIYIVKVDKHAEAKEKDVMTV; from the coding sequence ATGAACGACCTCATAAAGAAACAATTACAAGATGCTCAGGCAACAATGGACAAAGCAATTGCTCATTGTGAAACTGAATTGACTAAAATACGTGCGGGTAAGGCTTCAGTAGGTATGCTGGATGGAATTATGGTTGACTATTATGGCAGTGCAACTGGTCTGGCTCAGGTAGCGAGTTTAACTACTCCTGATGCACGTACGATCCTGGTTCAGCCTTGGGAAAAAAACATGTTAGTTCCAATCGAACGCGCAATTATGGAAGCTAACATTGGTATCAATCCACAAAATGATGGTATTGTTATTCGTCTGGTAGTTCCGCCACTAACTGAAGAGCGTAGAAAAGACCTGGTAAAAAAGGTTAAAGAAGAAGCGGAACGCGGCCGTATCACAGTTCGTAACATCCGTAAAGACGCTAATGAGAAAATCAAAAAGCTGAAAGGTGAAGGAGTTTCTGATGATGAAATCAAGACAGGTGAAGGTGAAGTACAGAAAATGACGGATATCTATATTGTAAAGGTGGATAAACACGCTGAAGCAAAAGAGAAAGACGTAATGACGGTATAA
- the pyrH gene encoding UMP kinase yields MKYKRILLKLSGESLMGEKQYGIDNDRVKQYAEDIKAVHAQGLEIAIVIGGGNIFRGLSAEKSGMDRAQADYMGMLATVINSMALQDALEKVGLKTRLLTAIKMEQICEPFIRRRAVRHLEKGRVVIFGAGTGNPYFTTDSAAALRAIEIKADVVLKGTRVDGIYTADPEKDPTATRYTEISFKEVYSKGLNVMDMTAFTLCEENELPIIVFDMNKTGNFMKIAQGEEIGTLVKG; encoded by the coding sequence ATGAAGTATAAAAGGATCCTACTTAAGTTAAGCGGAGAGTCGCTAATGGGCGAAAAGCAATATGGTATTGATAATGACCGCGTTAAGCAGTACGCAGAAGATATTAAAGCCGTTCATGCACAGGGCCTGGAAATTGCAATAGTTATAGGTGGTGGTAATATTTTCAGAGGTTTGAGCGCAGAGAAATCTGGTATGGATCGTGCACAAGCTGATTATATGGGAATGTTAGCTACTGTAATTAACAGTATGGCTTTACAGGATGCACTGGAAAAAGTAGGACTTAAAACAAGATTACTTACCGCCATTAAAATGGAGCAGATCTGTGAACCATTTATTCGCAGAAGAGCAGTAAGACACCTTGAAAAAGGCCGTGTTGTTATTTTTGGTGCGGGTACTGGAAATCCTTACTTCACAACAGATTCAGCTGCGGCACTACGCGCAATTGAAATTAAAGCAGACGTAGTACTGAAAGGTACACGTGTAGATGGCATTTATACTGCTGATCCTGAAAAAGATCCGACAGCAACACGTTATACTGAAATCTCTTTCAAAGAAGTTTATTCGAAAGGATTAAACGTAATGGATATGACAGCTTTCACACTTTGCGAAGAAAATGAACTTCCTATTATCGTTTTTGATATGAATAAAACAGGGAACTTCATGAAAATTGCGCAGGGCGAAGAAATCGGAACATTAGTAAAAGGCTAA
- the nagA gene encoding N-acetylglucosamine-6-phosphate deacetylase has product MIAIKNSRFFKGEQLITDAAVLIADGLIKEIIKGDIPAGYEVIDAQGDYLTPGFMDLQIYGSGGNLFSAYPTAETLKQMDADLISKGTTGFLACVATNTPDIFKQAIEAAKAYKPYARAFLGLHLEGPYLNPERLGAHPLEYVHKATLEEVKELIENSDGVVKMMTIAHELQDDEVINYLLDQGIVLSLGHSNANFEQANHAYNSGFTTTTHLYNAMPSIHHRNPNLPTAVFNHPTAMASIIADGAHVDLEIVKMTYKLMPDRLFLITDAVTACNIGPYQHQLEGSRYVTPEGTISGSNITLLDAVRNCVNHCDIPVSAALNMASAHPARVLRMDAEHGQITIGKTADLLLITDQLALQKVFVAGLINV; this is encoded by the coding sequence ATGATAGCAATCAAGAACTCCAGATTTTTCAAAGGTGAACAGCTGATTACCGATGCGGCTGTTTTAATCGCAGATGGGTTAATCAAAGAAATTATCAAAGGCGATATCCCGGCAGGATATGAAGTCATAGACGCACAAGGGGATTATCTGACTCCCGGATTCATGGATCTGCAAATATATGGTAGCGGAGGCAATCTGTTTTCTGCTTATCCTACAGCTGAAACATTAAAACAGATGGATGCTGACCTGATCAGTAAAGGAACAACCGGTTTTCTTGCTTGTGTGGCCACCAATACACCCGATATATTTAAGCAGGCCATTGAAGCGGCTAAAGCTTATAAACCATATGCCCGTGCTTTCTTGGGCCTGCACTTAGAAGGACCTTATTTAAATCCTGAAAGATTAGGAGCCCATCCGCTGGAATATGTGCATAAAGCTACACTGGAAGAAGTAAAGGAATTAATTGAAAATTCGGACGGCGTAGTTAAGATGATGACCATTGCACATGAACTACAAGATGATGAAGTCATCAATTATTTGCTGGATCAGGGAATAGTGCTTTCTCTTGGACATAGCAATGCCAATTTTGAACAGGCAAACCATGCTTATAACAGTGGCTTTACCACAACCACGCATTTATATAACGCGATGCCTTCTATCCACCACAGAAATCCAAATTTACCAACGGCAGTTTTTAATCATCCAACCGCTATGGCCAGTATCATTGCTGACGGGGCTCACGTTGATCTTGAAATTGTCAAGATGACTTATAAATTAATGCCTGACCGCTTGTTCCTGATCACGGATGCGGTTACTGCGTGTAATATCGGGCCTTATCAGCATCAGTTGGAAGGTTCCAGATATGTAACTCCTGAAGGCACGATTTCAGGCTCTAATATCACTTTACTGGATGCAGTGCGCAATTGTGTGAACCATTGTGATATACCGGTGTCAGCAGCCTTGAATATGGCTTCAGCTCATCCGGCAAGAGTTTTGAGAATGGATGCTGAACACGGACAAATAACTATAGGAAAAACAGCAGATTTGTTATTAATCACAGACCAGTTAGCCCTTCAAAAGGTTTTTGTAGCGGGTTTAATAAACGTTTAA
- the tsf gene encoding translation elongation factor Ts, translating into MSVQISAADVNKLRQQTGAGMMDCKKALIEANGDFEAAVDYLRKKGAKVAASRQDRDSNEGVVIAKATADGKRGVVVELNCETDFVAKNADFIALANKFTDLAVEKNPATLEELLALEVDGQKVSDIIVENTGKIGEKIGISKFETVSGEKVIPYIHSNYRLGVLVALNQAVAGADEAGKDVAMQIAAMNPVALDKGDVDTHTIEREMEIAKEQIRAEGKPEEMVEKIAAGKLNKFYKDSTLLNQEFVKDSSKDVRKFLNDTANGLTVTAFKRVQLGS; encoded by the coding sequence ATGTCAGTACAAATTTCTGCAGCAGATGTAAACAAATTACGCCAACAAACCGGTGCCGGTATGATGGATTGCAAAAAAGCATTAATAGAGGCCAATGGCGATTTCGAAGCTGCGGTTGATTACTTACGTAAAAAAGGAGCTAAAGTTGCAGCAAGTCGTCAGGATCGTGATTCTAACGAAGGTGTTGTAATCGCAAAAGCTACAGCTGACGGAAAACGTGGTGTTGTAGTTGAGTTAAACTGCGAAACAGATTTCGTAGCTAAAAATGCTGATTTCATCGCTTTAGCAAATAAATTCACTGATTTAGCGGTTGAGAAAAACCCAGCTACTTTAGAAGAATTATTAGCGCTTGAAGTTGATGGTCAAAAAGTTTCTGACATCATCGTTGAAAACACTGGTAAAATCGGAGAGAAAATTGGTATCTCTAAATTTGAAACAGTATCAGGCGAAAAAGTTATCCCTTACATCCACAGTAACTACCGTTTAGGTGTTTTGGTTGCTTTAAACCAAGCTGTTGCTGGTGCTGATGAAGCTGGAAAAGATGTAGCTATGCAAATTGCTGCAATGAACCCGGTTGCTTTAGACAAAGGAGATGTAGACACACACACGATCGAGCGTGAAATGGAAATTGCTAAAGAGCAAATCCGTGCAGAAGGTAAACCAGAAGAAATGGTTGAGAAAATTGCTGCTGGTAAACTGAACAAGTTTTACAAAGACAGTACTTTATTAAACCAGGAATTTGTTAAGGATTCTTCTAAAGACGTTCGTAAATTTTTAAATGACACAGCTAACGGTTTAACTGTTACTGCATTTAAACGTGTTCAATTAGGATCATAG